From Bombina bombina isolate aBomBom1 chromosome 1, aBomBom1.pri, whole genome shotgun sequence:
CCCCATACTCGTAGGAGGGAGTCTCTTTTCCATGAGATGTGCAATTCTCAAGGAAATTGTGAGATGACTACCGTATCCCCATTGGATCCAGAATATACACTAAGCTGGAGGACCTCGCCTTTAGGCACAGGGACTCAACAGGTTCCTCTTGGATGTAACATGGACAGTGAAACCACATCCTCGGCAGAGTCCTCACCTTTTAGTTCACCCCTGCTGCCTCGCTCACTGGCAGGGAGCCTGGTTGGCCATGTTTATGACAATCAACATAATTTTAGTAGAACTCTGAGTACAAAGTACTTGACTCGAGAAAACTCTTTATCCACTGAGACTAGCTCCACAGACACCAGCCCCAGTGTTCCACAGAGACAAAAGCATTATGTGATGTCTACTTCTATGATACACCTAGTTCCCCCACCTGTATATCAGCTAGATTTTATTTGCTGCCAAGAAAGGCTTACCAAGGAGACAGAGGTCATGTTGGGCAATGGGGGTACCTTGCGTCTGTCTGCTGAATATATGAAAGAAGTAGGACGCCTAAGGGTGAAACTTGTAAGTGCAGAGAACCTGTACCCAGCACACCAGGATCCAAAAAGTATTAGCTGTTGTGTTGTTATGTATCTTCAGCCAGGAAAATTGCAGAAGCAAAGGAGCACTATCATCAGGAAGAGCCGAAATCCAATATTCAATGAGGacttttattttgagggggttgaTAAAGAGGAGCTGGATTCTCGTAGCCTAAAATTGAAGGTAATGAACCGTGGGTCCAACATTCACAGAGACTCCTTACTGGGCTACAGTGAGCTCACACTCTGCTCCATCTTACCCTCATAATGACATTCATAAAGGACAAATGAAATAGATTGTGCCAAGGACAGAAGAAATGCActaatatttattaaaagaaatgtaattaaagggatatgaaacaaaaaaaattataatttgtgattcagaaagcatacaatttaaaaaaacgttttgaatttacttttagtatcaaatttgctttgttcccatggtattctttaggAATGGGCATTGCGGAAGAAGGTGGCCTCTCATGGACCTTGGCTCTTTTCATAGCTGTATTCCTTCTTGTTAAAGTGCAATACCCTAAGATCTatgaaaatccagatcttagtgtgatgcattttcacaagaagaaatctgaccCCGAAAAGAGATGAACGCCACAAGTGaccaccttcttccgcatttggaAGCTAACAAAGCATCCAACTGCCCATGCCTATTaaatacctagataggtgtctagagcactacatggcaggaaatagtgctgcaaactagtgctcttgcaaatggataacattcttgcaaaactgctaccatatagtgctccagaccccTGCACACTCctcagcttatgtccctgcttttcaagaaaagataccaaaagaacgaagataatttgataatagaagaaaattagaaagttatctgaatcatgaaagaaaaaaaaattgtgcttcataTCCCTTCAACATTTTATGATACATTGTATCTTAAATTTTAGTAGACAGAAGCAAATTgacatattttaatgtttttacatTCTTCTCTCAATTAACAAATGTTTATAGAACTAATAGTGCATATTGGTTGATCTGGCACTTGCTTAGACAGAATGAAAAACATACCTCAGATGCATGTGTCATTGCTATAAGGCCAATGACTCCAGTACTCTCATACAGAGTAAAATAAATGTGTCTAATGTACTTACTGCTGTTTGCACTATGTTGTTAGGCTAGTGCACAATGCAGCTAAGTGTCCTACTACTTGTAATGATGGCCAAAGTCACAGCTTTTCTAAGGGACTCTAGAGATACCAGCATTTGTTGTTTTGCTGCTCATTACTAATATTATTAGAGCTCTGCATTACTTCCTTGCCACTGTACTTGGCCCATTTTAGTCTCCGCTCTTGAATATTACCTGCAGGAGCTGATGTTTCTACCATTACCATCAgtaactgtttttttttccatttaacctGCAGGTCGTTATTCTTTTAGATTTAACCACTGGTCACCACCTTTCTACACCTGACCTTTTTACTATTACTCTGCTAAACCACTGTGCTGTAATATCTGACTTGCTAGCACTTTCTTTGCAAGATTTGACATTCTGGGTATTGTCTTGTTGTTCCTGCCCTGCTGGCCGCACTCAGCTATTCTTGTCTTAATTGTCTTTTCTGTTCTAAATCTGCTTTGCATATTCTGCCACTACCAGTAgtgctgtgtatatagtatattcctGTCCTTGGTCCATATTAGACCTCTGCCAACAGCTGGCATTATATTACCTCTTGCCACTACCTTTGGGGCCTGCTATTTAGATTATTTGTAGGTCTAGCCTATGGCCTGTTGTCTATACACTGACATGTCCATTACAGATTTTCTCTTTATCTCCTTGTTGATGTCCGCTGCTGATAAGTACtttgtatataaatttatatttctaaaataaaaaaaagctatagaGATATATCTTAATTGCATACTTGTTCCTGACTACCAACATTCATCCTCCAGAAAATCCAGCCTAAATGTGACAACAAATATTATGTAAATTGTGGaaatcattttttataaaaaaataaaataaaattaacaaactACTACTGAGTCTGCAATTACTTTGAGATCTGAAACTTTAAAATTCTTGCTCTACAGAATATTCCTTTGCCTCTGTGATATGATGTAAGATAGATCTTTCAAATATCGTAAACTGTATTCCATATCCCTGTCCAACACACTTCTGCTCCATATGTGCTGTGAACACATGAGTATTCTGTATTAGCCAATTATTTGGGCTATTTTTTTTACAGTGCATTAGTCTGCAGGTACCACTGAATTAACAAGGTGTTTTATCACGGGTGATCAATTTAGTAACCATATATAGAG
This genomic window contains:
- the LOC128664974 gene encoding C2 calcium-dependent domain-containing protein 4C-like yields the protein MVMFFSKKKLLPSCPNILTPDQIPKFFIPPKLSPMSRRGGHCGSPLQKRDGATKSIPRELLKSANRHFIQVEDMEQEMEVPDQAIYPPIPDPIIGSLYLVESPHTRRRESLFHEMCNSQGNCEMTTVSPLDPEYTLSWRTSPLGTGTQQVPLGCNMDSETTSSAESSPFSSPLLPRSLAGSLVGHVYDNQHNFSRTLSTKYLTRENSLSTETSSTDTSPSVPQRQKHYVMSTSMIHLVPPPVYQLDFICCQERLTKETEVMLGNGGTLRLSAEYMKEVGRLRVKLVSAENLYPAHQDPKSISCCVVMYLQPGKLQKQRSTIIRKSRNPIFNEDFYFEGVDKEELDSRSLKLKVMNRGSNIHRDSLLGYSELTLCSILPS